Proteins found in one Populus alba chromosome 14, ASM523922v2, whole genome shotgun sequence genomic segment:
- the LOC118041692 gene encoding (+)-neomenthol dehydrogenase-like isoform X2 has translation MAETSTATKRYAVVTGANKGIGLEICRQLTSHGIVVVLTARDEKRGLEAVQKMKDSGISDDLVVFHQLDVVDPDSIASLVEFVKTKFGKLDILVNNAAINGVVLNADAFQRAFELSGCWPDGEEVWNEIETKSFELAEQCIKTNYYGVRGMVEALTPLLQLSDSARIINVTSKLGLLKNIPNGRVKGLLNDVESLTGDRIDEILKEFLKDFKEGLLKSKGWPTQLSAYSVAKAAMNAYTRILAKRYPNFHANCVSPGYCKTDISTNTGYFTAAEGAEGPVRLALLPDGGPSGFCFLQKEMLTNF, from the exons ATGGCAGAAACCTCCACTGCAACAAAGAG ATATGCAGTCGTGACAGGAGCAAATAAAGGGATTGGGCTGGAAATATGTAGGCAGTTGACTTCTCATGGGATTGTTGTGGTGTTGACAGCTAGAGATGAGAAGAGGGGCCTTGAAGCTGTTCAAAAGATGAAAGACTCTGGCATCTCTGATGATCTTGTGGTTTTCCATCAGCTAGATGTGGTTGACCCAGATTCCATTGCTTCTTTGGTCGAGTTTGTCAAAACCAAATTTGGAAAACTTGACATCTTG GTGAACAATGCTGCGATTAATGGAGTTGTGCTAAATGCTGATGCTTTCCAAAGAGCCTTTGAGCTTTCTGGTTGTTGG CCAGACGGGGAGGAAGTgtggaatgaaattgaaactaAAAGTTTTGAGTTGGCAGAACAATGCATCAAAACAAACTATTATGGGGTAAGAGGAATGGTTGAAGCTCTAACTCCACTCCTCCAGCTTTCTGATTCAGCAAGGATCATAAATGTTACTTCAAAATTGGGACTGTTGAAG AATATTCCCAATGGACGTGTTAAAGGATTGCTGAATGATGTTGAAAGCCTCACTGGAGATAGAATAGATGAAATTTTGAAGGAGTTTCTAAAAGATTTCAAGGAAGGGTTGCTAAAATCCAAAGGCTGGCCGACTCAACTCTCTGCCTATAGTGTTGCTAAAGCTGCCATGAATGCGTACACTAGGATTCTGGCCAAAAGGTACCCGAATTTCCATGCCAATTGTGTCTCCCCAGGCTACTGCAAGACCGACATAAGTACCAATACCGGCTACTTCACCGCTGCAGAAGGAGCTGAAGGTCCTGTGAGGTTGGCACTGCTGCCTGATGGTGGGCCTTCTGGTTTTTGCTTTTTGCAGAAAGAAATGCTGACCAATTTTTGA
- the LOC118041691 gene encoding (+)-neomenthol dehydrogenase-like translates to MAQESTILAKRHAVVTGAEKGIGYEICRQLASNGILVVLTAIDEKMGLEAVQKLKDSGISDDLVVFQQLDVVDLNSIASLAEFVKTKFGKLDILVNNAGISGVALKAEAFKRAFEQAGDFPTGKQVWAEIGTQSYEMADQCVKTNYYGARGTVEALAPLLQLSDSPRIVNVSSSLGLLKNINNERAKGLLNDVENLDEDRVDEVVNEFLKDFKEDLLESKGWPTYLPAYIVSKAAMSAYTRILAKKYPSFCVNCLCPGYCKTDITANTGIFTASEGAENAVRLALLPEGGPSGCFFNQKQMLPCF, encoded by the exons ATGGCTCAAGAGTCCACCATTCTCGCAAAGAG GCATGCAGTTGTGACAGGAGCAGAAAAGGGGATCGGATATGAAATATGCAGGCAGTTAGCTTCTAATGGGATTTTGGTGGTGTTAACAGCCATCGATGAGAAGATGGGTCTTGAAGCTGTTCAAAAGCTGAAAGACTCTGGTATCTCTGATGATCTTGTGGTTTTCCAGCAACTTGACGTGGTTGACCTCAATAGTATCGCGTCGCTTGCTGAATTTGTCAAAACCAAATTTGGAAAACTTGATATCTTG GTGAACAATGCTGGGATTAGTGGAGTTGCGTTGAAGGCTGAAGCTTTTAAAAGAGCCTTTGAACAAGCTGGTGATTTT CCAACTGGAAAGCAAGTGTGGGCTGAAATTGGGACTCAAAGTTATGAGATGGCAGACCAATGTGTGAAAACAAACTACTATGGTGCAAGAGGAACGGTAGAAGCACTTGCTCCCCTCCTACAGTTGTCTGATTCACCAAGGATCGTAAATGTCTCTTCATCGCTGGGGCTTTTAAAG AACATAAACAATGAACGGGCAAAAGGATTGCTGAATGATGTTGAAAATCTCGATGAAGATAGAGTAGATGAGGTTGTGAACGAGTTTCTCAAAGATTTCAAGGAAGATTTGCTGGAATCCAAAGGCTGGCCAACTTATCTGCCTGCCTATATTGTTTCTAAAGCTGCCATGAGTGCCTACACAAGGATTCTGGCCAAGAAGTACCCCAGTTTCTGCGTGAACTGTCTCTGTCCTGGCTATTGCAAGACTGACATAACTGCCAATACAGGCATCTTCACCGCGTCGGAGGGAGCCGAAAATGCCGTGAGGCTGGCGTTGCTGCCTGAAGGAGGGCCTTCCGGCTGTTTCTTTAACCAGAAACAAATGCTGCCATGCTTTTGA
- the LOC118041689 gene encoding phosphomannomutase: MAVRKPGLIALFDLDDTLTAPRKAATPSVLEFIKELRKVVTIGLVGGSDLSKISEQLGKTVINDYDYVFSENGLVAHKDGKLIGTESLKSFLGDEKLKEFINFTLHYIADLDIPIKRGTFIELRSGMLNVSPIGRNCSQEERDEFEKYDKVHNIRPKMVSVLREKFAHLNLTFSIGGQISFDVFPQGWDKTYCLRYLDEFSEIHFFGDKTYKGGNDHEIYESERTVGHTVTSPDDTVEQCKALFFA, encoded by the exons ATGGCCGTGAGAAAACCTGGTTTAATTGCTCTATTTGATCTTGATGACACTCTCACTGCTCCAAGGaag GCAGCCACCCCAAGTGTGTTAGAGTTCATCAAGGAACTCCGAAag GTTGTTACTATAGGATTGGTGGGTGGATCTGATCTCTCTAAGATATCAGAGCAGCTTGGAAAGACAG TTATTAACGACTATGATTatgtattttctgaaaatggGCTTGTTGCTCACAAAGATGGGAAGCTTATCGGCACCGAG AGCTTGAAGTCATTTCTTGGAGACGAGAAGCTCAAG GAATTTATAAACTTCACACTTCATTATATTGCTGACTTGGATATCCCCATAAAAAG GGGAACATTTATAGAATTACGAAGTGGGATGCTTAATGTATCACCAATTGGACGGAACTGCAGCCAAGAAGAAagagatgaatttgaaaagtatgACAAG GTTCATAACATTCGCCCAAAAATGGTATCTGTGCTGCGTGAAAAGTTCGCTCACCTTAACCTCACATTTTCAATAGGGGGACAGATAAGCTTTGAT GTTTTCCCTCAAGGCTGGGACAAGACATACTGTTTGAGATACCTTGACGAGTTCAGTGAAATTCACTTCTTTGGTGACAAAACTTACAAG GGGGGAAACGATCATGAGATATATGAATCAGAACGAACTGTGGGTCATACAG TTACCAGCCCTGATGATACAGTGGAGCAGTGTAAAGCCCTCTTCTTTGCCTGA
- the LOC118041690 gene encoding ABC transporter G family member 20 → MSGLGHPNMSRGEGFFPSDNLPLFNHNNRMELQQYPRRSKPSLSPTLGELLKRVEDAQSDTSLDSTPVHHHQALELGYACSSMPPSSPFVLSFNNLTYSVKVGQNMPFPVCGKGDGSHGSSETASMKVLLNDISGEAREGEIMAVLGASGSGKSTLIDALADRIAKESLKGSVTLNGEVLESRLLKVISAYVMQDDLLFPMLTVEETLMFSADFRLPRSLSKSKKKARVQALIDQLGLRNAANTVIGDEGHRGVSGGERRRVSIGTDIVHDPILLFLDEPTSGLDSTSAFMVVKVLQRIARSGSIVIMSVHQPSYRILTVLDSLIFLSHGQTVYGGSPGGLPEFFGQFGHPIPENENRTEFALDLIRELEEAPDGTKTLVEFNRSWQTKKNPTNRTCNASKLSLKDAISASISRGKLVSGAPNNSNLTSSVPAFANPLWAEMMVLSKRSLLNAKRMPELFGIRLGAVLVTGIILATVFYHLDNSPRGAQERLGFFAFAMSTTYYTCAESIPAFLQERYIFMRETAYNAYRRSSYVLAHSLISIPSLIVLSIAFAATTFWAVGLDGGFSGFCFYFFAILSAFWAGSSFVTFLSGVVSHVMLGFTIVVAILAYFLLFSGFFISRDRMPSYWIWFHYISLVKYPYEAALQNEFHDPTKCFVRGVQMFDTTPLAAVPLSLKLKMLQSISNTLGMNITGSTCVVTGTDILRQQGITQISKWNCLWITIAWGFFFRILFYFALLLGSKNKRR, encoded by the coding sequence ATGTCCGGTTTAGGACATCCAAACATGTCACGAGGAGAAGGTTTTTTTCCCAGTGACAACCTGCCACTCTTTAACCATAACAACCGAATGGAGCTCCAACAATATCCTAGAAGATCCAAACCTTCTCTTTCTCCTACTCTTGGTGAGCTCCTAAAGCGTGTAGAAGATGCGCAAAGCGACACCTCCCTTGACAGCACTCCTGTCCATCATCATCAAGCCCTTGAGCTAGGCTATGCCTGTAGCTCTATGCCACCATCGAGCCcctttgttctttcttttaacAACTTAACATACAGTGTCAAAGTTGGCCAAAATATGCCGTTTCCGGTCTGTGGAAAGGGGGACGGGTCACATGGTTCTTCAGAGACAGCTAGCATGAAGGTTTTGTTGAATGATATATCAGGAGAAGCGAGAGAGGGGGAAATTATGGCTGTTCTTGGGGCTAGCGGGTCCGGAAAATCCACATTGATTGATGCACTTGCTGACCGAATTGCAAAGGAGAGCTTGAAAGGGTCTGTGACTTTGAATGGTGAGGTCTTGGAGTCAAGGCTATTGAAAGTGATATCTGCTTATGTGATGCAAGATGATCTTTTGTTTCCTATGCTTACCGTGGAAGAGACACTGATGTTCTCGGCTGATTTCAGGCTTCCCCGCTCCCTCTCCAAGtcaaaaaagaaagcaagagtTCAGGCCTTGATTGATCAGTTAGGCTTGCGTAATGCAGCCAATACTGTGATTGGAGATGAAGGACATAGAGGTGTGTCAGGAGGTGAAAGAAGAAGAGTTTCTATTGGAACTGACATTGTTCATGACCCGATTCTCTTGTTTCTTGATGAGCCAACTTCAGGGCTTGATTCAACTAGTGCTTTTATGGTTGTTAAGGTTTTGCAGCGCATCGCACGAAGCGGAAGCATTGTGATCATGTCCGTGCACCAACCAAGTTACAGAATCTTGACCGTACTTGACAGCTTGATCTTTCTTTCACATGGACAAACAGTATATGGTGGCTCTCCAGGTGGTCTTCCAGAATTCTTCGGTCAGTTTGGACATCCAATTCCTGAGAACGAGAACCGAACTGAGTTTGCGCTGGATTTGATTCGTGAACTTGAAGAAGCTCCTGATGGAACCAAGACCCTAGTTGAATTCAACAGGTCATGGCAAACCAAGAAAAATCCCACGAACAGAACCTGCAATGCATCCAAGCTTTCACTCAAGGACGCAATAAGTGCCAGCATTTCGAGAGGCAAACTGGTCTCCGGCGCCCCAAATAATTCAAACTTGACATCTTCAGTTCCAGCTTTTGCCAATCCACTCTGGGCTGAAATGATGGTTCTAAGTAAAAGATCATTACTCAATGCAAAAAGAATGCCTGAATTGTTTGGAATTCGCCTTGGTGCTGTTCTTGTTACAGGTATAATCTTGGCTACCGTTTTTTATCATCTTGACAACTCTCCCAGAGGTGCGCAAGAGCGACTGGGCTTCTTTGCTTTCGCCATGTCCACTACTTACTACACCTGTGCAGAATCTATCCCTGCCTTTCTCCAAGAACGCTATATTTTCATGAGAGAAACCGCCTACAATGCTTATCGCCGCTCTTCATACGTTCTTGCTCACTCTCTAATCTCAATTCCCTCTCTGATCGTACTTTCTATTGCCTTTGCTGCAACAACATTCTGGGCTGTAGGACTCGATGGTGGGTTTTCTGGGTTCTGCTTCTACTTCTTCGCAATCTTGTCTGCATTTTGGGCTGGAAGTTCGTTTGTTACTTTTCTTTCAGGTGTTGTCTCTCATGTTATGTTGGGTTTCACCATTGTGGTTGCCATCTTGGCATACTTTCTTCTCTTCAGTGGATTCTTCATCTCTCGAGACCGAATGCCATCGTATTGGATATGGTTTCACTATATATCTCTGGTGAAATATCCATACGAGGCAGCTCTGCAAAATGAATTTCATGATCCAACAAAATGTTTTGTTAGGGGTGTGCAAATGTTTGATACCACGCCTCTTGCTGCGGTGCCATTGTCGTTGAAATTGAAGATGTTGCAGAGCATTAGCAACACTTTGGGCATGAACATTACAGGCAGCACTTGTGTAGTCACAGGAACAGATATTCTAAGGCAACAAGGGATAACACAAATAAGCAAATGGAATTGCTTGTGGATCACTATTGCTTGGGGGTTTTTCTTCaggattcttttttattttgctttgttgTTGGGCAGCAAGAACAAGAGGAGGTAA
- the LOC118041692 gene encoding (+)-neomenthol dehydrogenase-like isoform X1: MAETSTATKRRARLCIFRYAVVTGANKGIGLEICRQLTSHGIVVVLTARDEKRGLEAVQKMKDSGISDDLVVFHQLDVVDPDSIASLVEFVKTKFGKLDILVNNAAINGVVLNADAFQRAFELSGCWPDGEEVWNEIETKSFELAEQCIKTNYYGVRGMVEALTPLLQLSDSARIINVTSKLGLLKNIPNGRVKGLLNDVESLTGDRIDEILKEFLKDFKEGLLKSKGWPTQLSAYSVAKAAMNAYTRILAKRYPNFHANCVSPGYCKTDISTNTGYFTAAEGAEGPVRLALLPDGGPSGFCFLQKEMLTNF; encoded by the exons ATGGCAGAAACCTCCACTGCAACAAAGAGGCGAGCTCGACTTTGCATTTTCAG ATATGCAGTCGTGACAGGAGCAAATAAAGGGATTGGGCTGGAAATATGTAGGCAGTTGACTTCTCATGGGATTGTTGTGGTGTTGACAGCTAGAGATGAGAAGAGGGGCCTTGAAGCTGTTCAAAAGATGAAAGACTCTGGCATCTCTGATGATCTTGTGGTTTTCCATCAGCTAGATGTGGTTGACCCAGATTCCATTGCTTCTTTGGTCGAGTTTGTCAAAACCAAATTTGGAAAACTTGACATCTTG GTGAACAATGCTGCGATTAATGGAGTTGTGCTAAATGCTGATGCTTTCCAAAGAGCCTTTGAGCTTTCTGGTTGTTGG CCAGACGGGGAGGAAGTgtggaatgaaattgaaactaAAAGTTTTGAGTTGGCAGAACAATGCATCAAAACAAACTATTATGGGGTAAGAGGAATGGTTGAAGCTCTAACTCCACTCCTCCAGCTTTCTGATTCAGCAAGGATCATAAATGTTACTTCAAAATTGGGACTGTTGAAG AATATTCCCAATGGACGTGTTAAAGGATTGCTGAATGATGTTGAAAGCCTCACTGGAGATAGAATAGATGAAATTTTGAAGGAGTTTCTAAAAGATTTCAAGGAAGGGTTGCTAAAATCCAAAGGCTGGCCGACTCAACTCTCTGCCTATAGTGTTGCTAAAGCTGCCATGAATGCGTACACTAGGATTCTGGCCAAAAGGTACCCGAATTTCCATGCCAATTGTGTCTCCCCAGGCTACTGCAAGACCGACATAAGTACCAATACCGGCTACTTCACCGCTGCAGAAGGAGCTGAAGGTCCTGTGAGGTTGGCACTGCTGCCTGATGGTGGGCCTTCTGGTTTTTGCTTTTTGCAGAAAGAAATGCTGACCAATTTTTGA